The proteins below are encoded in one region of Oscillospiraceae bacterium:
- a CDS encoding carbohydrate ABC transporter permease produces MEYRAFTKKQKFLRVLLYLFMIVLVLFTLLPLVYVVMTAFKPIDEIIKFPPTFFVKRPTADNFADLMNAVGSSAVPFIRYIFNSVFTSVMSVVLTVLFCSMGAYGLVKHKVPFANFFFALILAALMFSTHVTQIPTYLVVNNLKLVDTYWSLIIPKIAVAFNFFLMKQFLEQLPNAFLEAARIDGANELYIFVKIVMPFLAPAWATLIVFSFVSNWNDFFTPLIFITNQALKTLPLALQTINEGGNLARAGATAAATFLMTFPTIIVFSSMQKRVIETMTYSGIK; encoded by the coding sequence ATGGAATACCGTGCATTTACAAAAAAGCAAAAGTTTTTGCGTGTGCTTTTATATCTGTTTATGATTGTGCTTGTTTTATTTACTCTTTTGCCTCTTGTTTACGTTGTAATGACTGCCTTTAAGCCTATTGACGAAATAATAAAATTCCCCCCGACCTTTTTCGTTAAGCGTCCTACTGCTGACAACTTTGCAGACCTTATGAATGCGGTGGGAAGCTCTGCAGTTCCCTTTATAAGATATATATTCAACAGCGTTTTTACATCTGTTATGTCGGTTGTGCTTACTGTTCTTTTCTGTTCAATGGGCGCATACGGACTTGTTAAGCATAAGGTTCCCTTTGCAAACTTCTTTTTTGCGCTTATTTTAGCGGCACTTATGTTTTCAACTCACGTAACTCAAATCCCCACATACCTTGTAGTTAATAACCTAAAGCTTGTTGATACATATTGGTCTCTTATCATTCCGAAAATTGCAGTAGCCTTTAACTTCTTTTTAATGAAGCAGTTTCTTGAACAGCTTCCCAATGCTTTTCTTGAAGCGGCAAGAATAGACGGTGCCAATGAGCTTTACATTTTCGTAAAAATAGTTATGCCCTTTCTTGCACCTGCCTGGGCAACCTTAATTGTTTTCTCCTTTGTATCTAACTGGAATGACTTTTTTACCCCCCTTATTTTTATTACAAATCAAGCGCTGAAAACCCTTCCCCTTGCGCTTCAGACTATAAACGAGGGCGGAAACCTTGCAAGAGCAGGCGCAACTGCTGCAGCTACATTTTTAATGACGTTTCCGACCATTATCGTATTTTCCTCTATGCAAAAGCGTGTAATCGAAACAATGACTTATTCCGGAATAAAGTGA